The Leadbettera azotonutricia ZAS-9 genome has a window encoding:
- a CDS encoding MBOAT family O-acyltransferase, whose protein sequence is MLFSSIIFIVFFLPIVLFLYYCCPFFKVKNVILLLASLLFYAWGEPKFVLIMLVSILLNHRIGILIGNSSFSVLKRKLFLALGVGLNLLLLFYFKYLGFGGEILNGIFKAFHISNLQVKVFKVALPLGISFYTFQSLSYLIDVYRKPGLVQKNILNLGLFISFFPQLIAGPIVRYHDINEQIRERKHSLDLFARGVERFIVGLAKKVLIANTMAEMLDGILLLPYNNVPSVYLLLAIVSGALQVYYDFSGYSDMAIGLGRMFGFRIMENFDYPLVTRSVSEFWKRWHISLSTWFRDYLYIPLGGSWKGQVRQVVNVLIVFTLVGLWHGAALNFVFFGFCNGILLIVERSLKKKITPLFNNKGPGLEIVKSILAHVYCLAVMISLFMFFRLDFKNGFLFYAAFIDFAKNIPVPVDILFLADTRFYILLGLGIIFSFPWWRKLKIQTNTLTVSLKYIVLIILFVWSFGTLATDAYNPFIYFRF, encoded by the coding sequence ATGTTGTTTAGTTCTATAATCTTTATTGTTTTCTTTCTGCCGATCGTGCTTTTTTTATATTATTGCTGTCCTTTTTTCAAAGTAAAAAATGTCATTTTGCTTCTTGCGAGCTTGCTGTTTTATGCCTGGGGAGAGCCGAAATTTGTCTTGATAATGCTCGTTTCCATCCTTTTGAACCACAGAATCGGCATATTGATAGGCAATTCCTCATTTTCTGTTCTAAAAAGAAAATTATTCCTTGCCCTTGGAGTAGGCCTGAATTTATTGCTTCTGTTTTATTTTAAATATCTGGGGTTCGGCGGAGAGATTCTGAACGGAATTTTCAAAGCCTTTCATATATCAAATTTACAAGTCAAAGTTTTCAAAGTCGCATTGCCTTTGGGTATATCGTTTTATACTTTCCAGTCCCTTTCGTATCTTATAGATGTATACCGGAAGCCCGGCCTGGTACAAAAGAACATCCTTAATCTTGGATTGTTCATCTCATTTTTCCCTCAGTTAATTGCAGGCCCGATTGTTCGGTATCACGATATAAATGAACAGATCAGGGAACGGAAGCACAGCCTTGACTTGTTTGCCAGGGGGGTTGAGCGGTTTATTGTGGGGCTGGCAAAAAAAGTTTTGATCGCAAACACCATGGCCGAAATGTTGGATGGAATTTTACTGCTTCCCTATAATAATGTCCCCTCTGTCTATCTTTTGTTGGCAATAGTATCTGGTGCTTTACAGGTTTACTACGATTTTTCCGGTTATTCAGATATGGCCATTGGGCTGGGAAGAATGTTTGGTTTTAGGATAATGGAAAATTTTGACTATCCTCTTGTCACTAGGTCGGTAAGTGAATTCTGGAAGCGGTGGCATATTAGCCTTTCAACCTGGTTCAGGGATTATCTTTATATACCCCTGGGCGGCAGCTGGAAGGGCCAAGTCAGGCAGGTGGTTAATGTGCTCATTGTGTTTACCCTGGTCGGCTTGTGGCATGGCGCGGCACTTAATTTTGTTTTTTTTGGTTTTTGCAACGGTATTCTATTGATTGTGGAACGATCCCTTAAAAAAAAGATAACCCCTCTTTTTAACAATAAAGGTCCAGGGCTAGAGATCGTAAAATCTATTTTAGCCCATGTTTATTGCCTTGCCGTTATGATAAGCCTATTTATGTTCTTCAGGCTGGACTTTAAAAACGGTTTTTTATTTTATGCAGCTTTTATTGATTTTGCAAAAAATATCCCTGTCCCGGTGGATATTTTATTCTTAGCTGATACAAGGTTCTATATTTTATTGGGCCTCGGCATTATTTTTTCATTCCCTTGGTGGAGAAAATTAAAGATTCAGACGAATACATTAACGGTTTCTTTGAAGTACATTGTTTTGATTATCCTGTTTGTTTGGTCTTTTGGCACCCTTGCTACGGATGCATATAATCCGTTTATATACTTCCGTTTTTAA
- a CDS encoding AMP-binding protein, with amino-acid sequence MKEVLDYTLGEALRKQAAKRGNSEFLVFSNRNIRYTFGDIDKKADDLARWFLASGFKKGDHIGIWAYNVPEWAPVFYAAARVGIMAVPINANCKHKELGFILAQADINGLFIVDRFRDSDFAEILYQLIPELKTSSAGNLKSAAFPSLRMVANIDNITHQGMYVLEDLILSGSKIDSTELSKAESKVSNNDVLCIMYTSGTTGIPKGAMLTHKNVVLNCYHTVYSPNKLGMIDENTIILNPLPFFYITSLAGGIVFPLIYGFKIVVLENFDITRCLEVIQNEACTWIFAVPSLYMAMLSHPRFNDFNMESVNYGCIGGAVCPPDLMRNIINKFRMKGIFLAYGLTETSPFITTIITEDPADPRLSTVGLPLFGVEVSIRDPNHIECPVNVPGEIWTRGHNVMKGYYKMEEATREAIDKDGWFHTGDLGHLLSNGCLAIDGRIKELIIRGGENIYPKEVEVLLRSMPGIKDAQVAGIPSKKYGEEVAAFVILNQGELIGEKDIIEFCKDKISFFKTPKYSFFLNSFPLSANGKVQTFKLVESGLKELEEKGIDI; translated from the coding sequence ATGAAAGAAGTTCTTGACTATACCCTTGGCGAAGCACTCAGGAAGCAAGCGGCAAAACGCGGCAATAGTGAATTCCTTGTTTTCTCAAATAGGAATATACGGTATACCTTTGGCGATATTGATAAAAAGGCAGACGATTTAGCAAGGTGGTTTCTTGCCAGCGGGTTTAAGAAAGGTGATCATATAGGTATCTGGGCGTACAATGTCCCGGAATGGGCGCCGGTATTTTATGCTGCGGCACGGGTGGGTATTATGGCGGTTCCAATAAATGCAAATTGTAAACATAAAGAACTTGGTTTTATTCTTGCCCAGGCTGATATAAATGGCCTTTTTATTGTTGATCGGTTCAGGGATTCGGATTTTGCGGAAATTCTTTATCAGTTAATTCCGGAATTGAAAACCAGTTCCGCCGGGAACCTTAAATCGGCGGCCTTTCCTTCTTTAAGAATGGTTGCCAATATTGATAATATAACGCACCAGGGTATGTATGTCCTGGAAGATTTAATACTATCGGGAAGCAAAATTGACAGTACGGAATTAAGCAAGGCAGAATCCAAGGTTAGCAATAATGATGTATTATGCATTATGTATACCTCGGGCACTACCGGTATACCAAAAGGAGCAATGCTCACCCATAAGAATGTAGTACTCAATTGCTATCACACAGTTTATTCCCCAAACAAACTGGGAATGATTGATGAAAACACTATTATTTTAAATCCTCTGCCTTTTTTTTATATTACATCTCTTGCCGGTGGTATTGTATTCCCCCTGATATACGGTTTTAAAATTGTTGTATTGGAAAATTTCGATATCACTAGATGTCTTGAAGTTATTCAAAATGAAGCCTGTACCTGGATATTTGCAGTGCCGAGCTTGTATATGGCAATGCTAAGCCATCCCCGGTTTAATGATTTCAATATGGAAAGCGTGAATTATGGCTGTATAGGTGGCGCTGTATGCCCTCCAGACCTCATGAGAAATATTATAAATAAGTTTCGCATGAAAGGGATATTTCTTGCTTATGGGCTTACTGAAACATCCCCATTTATTACTACGATTATCACAGAGGATCCAGCAGACCCAAGGCTCTCCACTGTTGGCCTACCCCTTTTTGGAGTAGAGGTCAGTATCCGCGACCCTAATCATATTGAATGCCCTGTGAATGTACCAGGGGAGATTTGGACCAGGGGGCATAATGTTATGAAAGGTTATTACAAAATGGAGGAAGCTACCAGAGAAGCCATTGATAAAGACGGCTGGTTTCATACCGGTGACCTGGGCCATCTCCTTTCCAATGGCTGCTTGGCAATTGATGGCCGTATAAAAGAGTTGATCATCCGGGGTGGTGAAAATATATACCCAAAAGAAGTAGAAGTCCTTCTGCGCAGTATGCCTGGCATTAAAGACGCGCAAGTGGCAGGTATCCCGTCCAAAAAATACGGCGAAGAAGTTGCGGCCTTTGTTATTTTAAACCAGGGGGAATTGATCGGAGAAAAGGATATTATAGAATTTTGCAAAGACAAAATCAGTTTTTTTAAAACCCCCAAATATAGTTTCTTTTTAAATTCGTTTCCACTTTCCGCAAACGGGAAAGTACAGACATTTAAGCTCGTCGAATCCGGTTTAAAGGAATTAGAAGAAAAAGGTATCGATATATAA
- a CDS encoding helix-turn-helix domain-containing protein: MKTVNGNYNFFLRYIPYSEEDEKLGMLCTTVGEIETPSRTVYPLNKNAHPAAFREVAEGRILPEFQLVYISDGAGIFNTGDKTYTVSTGSMLLILPGMKHHYKPLYETGWHEYWVGFTGSFFDGLVTEGILSQEQIFFEIGLHDYIVSIFTRIFDEVCSQQPLFQIKACSRIFLLLADLLTGERRKVHPEYSKQQLIVEKAKELMEANIYKEIDIPSIAQKINISASHLNDVFKAYSSITPYQYYIQIKINRACRLLEQTDLTVKETAFQLGFNDQYYFSRQFKQKTGIPPSSWKKSVYK, encoded by the coding sequence TTGAAGACTGTCAATGGAAATTACAATTTTTTTTTACGCTACATACCTTACAGCGAAGAAGATGAAAAATTGGGTATGTTGTGTACCACTGTCGGGGAGATTGAAACCCCGTCCAGGACGGTATATCCGCTCAATAAAAATGCGCATCCCGCAGCATTCCGTGAAGTAGCTGAAGGGCGCATCCTGCCGGAATTTCAATTGGTATATATCAGCGACGGAGCCGGCATCTTCAATACCGGGGACAAAACCTATACGGTAAGCACCGGTTCCATGCTGCTCATCCTGCCCGGCATGAAGCATCATTACAAACCCTTGTACGAAACCGGCTGGCATGAATATTGGGTTGGGTTTACCGGCAGTTTTTTTGACGGCCTGGTAACTGAAGGTATCCTTTCCCAGGAGCAAATTTTTTTTGAAATAGGCCTGCACGATTATATAGTCTCGATTTTTACCAGGATTTTTGATGAGGTGTGTTCACAGCAGCCGCTCTTTCAAATAAAAGCCTGTTCCAGAATATTTTTGCTTCTTGCCGATCTTCTTACGGGCGAACGCAGGAAAGTGCATCCGGAATATTCAAAACAGCAGCTAATCGTAGAAAAAGCAAAAGAATTGATGGAAGCAAATATCTACAAAGAAATAGACATCCCAAGCATCGCCCAAAAAATCAATATAAGCGCTTCGCATTTAAACGATGTCTTTAAAGCATATAGCTCCATAACGCCCTACCAGTATTATATTCAGATAAAAATCAACAGGGCATGCCGTTTGCTTGAACAAACCGATCTTACCGTCAAAGAAACCGCATTCCAGCTGGGCTTTAATGACCAGTATTATTTTTCACGTCAGTTCAAGCAAAAAACTGGCATTCCGCCTTCCAGCTGGAAAAAATCTGTCTATAAATGA